cccagtcaagaaatgggcagaagacatgaacagatactttaacaaagaagacatccagatggccaacagacacatgaaaagatgctcaacatcactcatcattaggtaaatacaaatcaaaatcatgatgagatatcacctcacacctgtcagaatggctaaagttagcaacataagaaacaacaggtgttggcaaggataccaagaaaggggaaccttcttaaactgttggtgggaatgcaaactggtgcagccactctggagaagagtatggaggttcctcaaaaaaacaaaaatagaactaccctacagtaCAGCAATATtcagtatttactcaaaggatacaaaaaatcaTATTCgaaggggcacttgcaccccaatgtttatagcagcattatcaacaatagccaaactatggagagcccaaatgtccatcaactgatgaatggataaagaggatgtggtatatatgtatatataccatggccatcaaaaaaaatgaagtcttgccgtttgcaacatggatggagctagaatgtattatactaaatgaaataagtcagagaaagacaaataccatatgatttcactcatgtggaatttaagaaaaaaaaaccagatgaacacatgggaaggggggaaaaaagagagggaaacaaaccacaagagactcttaatgatagagaacaaactgagggctgatggagggagggaggtgggagatgggctaggtgggtgatggttattaaggagggcacttgtgatgatcaccaggtgttgtatgtaagtgatgaatcactgaattctcctgaaaccaatattacactgtatgttaattaattaaaatttaaataaattaccccctcaaatggaaaaaataaaataaaaaataaaatctttttaaaaataaagactctaGCAGGTTATATGGTTTAGCAGGTTATAAAGAATCCAGGACCACTGCGACTAATTTTAACATAGCTTAaagctattttttatatttaacactTAGGTTAAAATAATTTAGAGGCAAGGGcacatgggtgtctcagtcagttaagtatctaactCTTAATCTCAACTcacatcttgatctcagggttgtgaattcaagccctgcattgggctccacacctagcatgcggagcttgaaaaataaaaacaaaaacaaaacccacagcagacacatcctttaaaaaaataaatactttaaaagataaaataattcagtGTTGTTGGTTGTTCTAAAGGAgcacataatataaaaatgtaagttatGAAACATGTCTgttccttttattacttttttattacgCTAAGGAGCACATTCTCATTTACCCATCACCCAGAACTAAAAAATTCCCATTTGCTTCAGATATTTAACTTCCctcttaaaagaattaaatattccCAGAAAAGGGAAGCTTTCTTTGTACtgttcccatttcttttctcttcctgctccgAAGCAACCATTGTAATGAATTTGGTGTGTATCCTCccattcacatttttatatttatacttataaaatTTAAGCATAATTTTTGTATTATACTTTCAAATTTGCACACAATTATCATATTCTGTGGGTATTCTGCACCTTGCTTTTTCCCTTAACCTTGTGTTTTTGAGACTTAACCTCCATGGATGTTTACACCAGCATCCGTTTCTCAGTTCATCACTTACAGTTCATTCAGATAAAGGCATAATGGCAACTCAGACCTTAAAGAGGATGGGAACTACTGACCTAAACACCTTTCCAGTGTAAACTACACGGAGTTTCATACTGTTCAACTGTGTTTCTTTGCTTAACGCCTCAAACTCTAGCCAGCGCTTATTTTGAATGTGGTTAAAAACAACAAAGccgccacatttttttttttttttttgtcttttttgttaagtaggctccattcctgtggggcttgaactcatgaccctgagatcaagagttgcatgttctactgactgagccaggcaggcacccccaAAGCCACCACATTTCTGATTATCATATGCGATTGATCTGCATACAACCAAGCTTCCCATTAATCGACAGCCATGCTCTATCATTCAAACATGTTCAAAGAAACTTGTATTAGAGAAATTATGTTTCTAGAAAGAATGTAGATTGCATCTCATTGtagattttatgtaaaatgatttaaaacttCTGAtatcaggggcacttgggtggctcagttgatggagcagcctactcttgatttcggagcaggtcatgatcccagagtcatggtaatgagtcccgtgtcgggcccCACAcggtgcatggagcctgctttggatatttctctctctctctctctctctctctctctctctctctctctctctccctccttccctccctctttccctccccctctgctgcctcccccactcatgggcacatgcacacacacacacacacgcatctctgtctaaagtaaaaacaaaaaatagttaaaaaaataaaacttctgacATCAAatacttttgttctgtttttttttgtctcttgtttttgttttgttgtttgtttttaacagcttCATCACTGGCCCAGCTGTAGTCCCAGGGTATTTTCCTGTTGATGTGAATAATGTGGTACTCATcctaaatggaagagaaaaagcgAAGGTCTTTTATGCCACCCAGTGGTTACTTTATGCACAAAATTTAGTGCAAACTCAGAAACTCCAGCATCTTGCTGTTGTGTTGCTTGGAAACGAACATTGTCTTAATGAATGGATAAGCCCGTTCCTCAAAAGAAATGGAGGCTTTGTGGAGCTGCTTTTCATAATATATGACAGCCCCTGGATTAACGACATGGATATCTTTCAGTGGCCTTTAGGAGTGGCAACGTAAGTacaaatattattacatatttctAGACCCTGAGACCTGAATTTCTGAATCAGGAAAACGGAGCTTTAAATTTGTAATAAACATAGTTCTGGAGTCATCTGGGAAGCCACGTACAATCTTTTCCATGGAAAAAAATCTGGTTTGGTCTCAGgcttcagtaataataataatgttttttagAGTATTTTAGCATGTTACAAGGAGAGCATATAAGTTATTAGGGGTTTTTTGTGTCTAAAAACTCCAAATGTATAGGATGAATTTTCAAGTTTATCAGTAGTGCCCTAAAGAGATGtttaactggggcacctgggtggctcagttggttgagtgtctgactgttgatttctgctcaggacatgatcccaggggcatgggatcaagccccatgtcgggctccatgctgtgtatgtagaacctgcttaagattctctccctccctctccctgtgctcgtctccccctctccccagttcacacgttctcgctctctctcaaattaaaaaaaaaaaaaaaagatggtgaatTGTTTAATGGAGAACGGCAGGCCTTCTTAAAACAACTTACAGAATCTATATAATttatagtaaaaacaaacaaaattttacttGACAAACAATATGAAATCAGGAACATATGGTATCTTGAGGGTTTGAGAAGATCATAATATGCTCAGATCTGCCACCGAGACTGCTTGAACTGGCACAAATTTCTTCTATAATAAGAGGGGCTAATTAAGTAATAGCTAACTAAGGCTTCTGAAGATGTCTATACAGtctttataaaatggaaagcttattttttatctttctgttaatAGAGGGCTTTTAATCAAGTTGACTTTAAGGTAAGTTAAACTTAGATCCAGCACTGCTGCATAAACTTCCTAAGAGCAGGGGATTTGTCTCTTGTTCACACTACCAGCAGAGCCTGGAACCAACCAAGGCTGCACAGAGTAGACAATAAATACTTGTCAAATGGATGAATTAGGAGAAATCTCACCAACATGCGTTTTGAATGAGATACTCATTGTTCATTACTATCACTTGTTACCAAATGTGACCTTAAACTGCTACTTGGTTGGCTACACAAATATCATCAGATAAGCATATTCACAAGACCTATTTCCTGGCCCATGCTGCAGTATTTCAACTTAGTAAGTTTGTGGTAGAACCAGACCAAAAGATTTATATTAAGTATAGCCGGGTGTAAGACCCTTTGAAAAATCTATCCCTTGAGTAGAGCTCATACTTATAAAATGCTTTGAAACAAAATTACCCTTTTGGAGTAACACTACATAGGCTATTCATACGGTTTCCATACATTGAATGGAAACTCTTTGTAATTCTGTTATTGTTGGACTAGGCCAATACTTTTTTATAGATCAGTGACTTCCAACCCAATGCACCTTTGCCCCCCAGgaaacatttggcaatgtctggagatattttgaCTTGTTACAAGTGGAAGGGGGAGGTGACAGTGGTATCTGGTGGACAGAGGCCAGTGATGGTGTGAAATATCCTACGATGTACAGGACAGTCTCCACAACAAAAAGTGAACTGGCCCAAAATGGCAATATGGTAAGGTTGTAGCGCAGGTGCACAATTTGGTGTCTATTCCAAATGCCCATAAGAATGGGCTGATTGCAACAGGCCTCTCCTGCATGGCTGCAAggttttttcgtttgtttgtctTTGTAATCTACTTTAAAAGCCTTTGGAGTTGGAGCTCTTTGCTACAGTAGTATGTGTTCTGTAATCTTTCCATCGCCTGGCTAAAACAGTaattaagggacacctgggtggctcagtcagttaagcgaccgacttcgcacaggttgtgatcttgcagttggtgagattgagccccgcatcaggctctgcactgacagcacagagcctgcttaggattttctcttcctctctctccgcccctacccagcgctcgctcgctcgctctctctctcaaaataataaaaattagacaaaaaatataactaaaatagTCATTAAATCATGATCATTATGAATGTAGATTATTTATACTCTGAAGGTATTTCAACCTTCCTTATAACTACAAGCGTATGGAAGTTgaggaatataaaaaacaaaagcacttcATGCACTTAATCTCTATATCAATTTTGTAAAAGGTGCCAGCGTgagggtattttctttttaaatttttttaagattttatttttaatctcttatacccaacatggggcttgaacctgcaaccccaagatcaagagtcccacactccaATGTGAGGTTATTTTCTTAAGTCAGTAGATTAAGGGACTTTTCCCAAGTAAGCTTGGAAAATTACAGTTTGGAGTTTAGGAGATCATATTTGAAATCTGTTCTCTCTGCACCCTCATGCTACCTAAGATGTTAGGTTATGATAATTTGCCAATCTGATCGTCATACGTTGTTAACTCCTATGTACTTATTTTTGTAGATATAGGAATTTTCCTGTGGTGGAGGCAAGCTGGTCAATGCTGCATAATGAAAGGCCCTACTTATGTAATTTCTTAGGAACCATTTATGAAAATTCATCCAGACAAGCactaataaacattttgaaacaaGATGGGAATGCTAAGCTTTGTTGGGTTTCAGCAAGAGAACAGTAAGTTCTACGTTTACTTGATTCACCCACTTTGTTCTCAAATCTGAGAGTTGCTCTATGTAACAGCACAGGTTTCCCAGGAGACTTTAACTTCATTCATACCAGTCTTTCTGCAGAAGAGATATTGGTAGTTAAAGCTGTGTAGAAACTGGGTTTCTATCATCCATCCTGAAGAGGAATACTAGTAACTGTCCTGTGCAGATGTCAATTTTTAAGATTCCGCAACAGTATCTGTTAGCTAGACCTGACACACAAGACATTCATTATGAGTGCCAGTAAGGTCTTGGGTTCATCCCTGAGATATTCAGCAGACCAGATTCAGTGTTCCAAGACTGGCATGAAGTACTCCTCTCATCATCAGAACCTGACACCACCCTGAGGACAGGAGGACAGGACATGCTATTCTTTGAATCTCCAGATCCAACATAGGATCCTACACAAAGTAGGCCAAGGATAAATGGggagtggatggatggtggatggatggatggatggatggatggatggatggatggatgaatttaATAGGTTAACTTTCTTCCATCTTTTACATGGTAGTCATGAAACACATGTTCATGGAGTGAAGGAAGGAACTTTggaattattcattttgtttttacataaatgCAGTTTTGTGTGTAGAGTAATCAGAGAAGAACTGCCTAAAAAATGTCCTTCCAGATCTAGAAATATATTAATTGTAATACTCTCTTTTTGAAAGCATAACTCCCAATTCTACTGTTAGTGTAACCATGCTATAtccattcagtcaacaaatatttttcaagcaaCTGCTGTATGCCAGAAACTATCTTAGCCATGAAGGATACAGCAGTGGACAAAACAGTGAGAAGTCCATGCCCCCCCTAGAACTCACATGTTTGTTGGAAGAGACAAACCAGTAAAATATATTGTGTGTCAGAAGATGATAAATGCTGTGTAAAACGAGTTGAGCAGAGGGGAGATGTAGCAAGGACTGGGAATCAGGAGTAGAGCATCGGATGTTCTAGAATGGCCAAAGAAAGCTCTAGTGTGAAGATTACATGCAAACATGGAcctgaagaaggggagggggggggtgctccCATGTCTATTTAGGAGAAGGGTAGTGCAGGCAGAGAGAGCGCAGATGTAAAGAGCCGCAAGGGACAGCATACCAGGAAAGGAATGAGTGAAGGCAGTGGAAAATATCAGAGTTCATTGTAGGAATAGAATTCTTCTTGTAATTCCTCTCATGGCATTGAGCCAGGAGGTGGAGTGGGTGTCTTTCTTGCTTCTCATTGCTGCCTCCAGAccattctcccttttttcctccctaaaaTCTCCCATTTTAAATATCATGCCCGCAGAGAAAACCTTTCATTGCCTTCCTCTTTGAAATCATTTACTGATCCTGGGGTTTATCTCCTTCAGTCTCTGCAGAGTTTAGTTCTGGcacactcccactctctctgatgTTACTCTTACCTAACTCTTCGTAATGCCCAATCTATATAGATGGCCCTTCCATCACCTTTTTCTTACCCCCTTTATCCAGTGATCTGGTTCTCCATTTGGTTTGGCCATTCAGTGTCATGGTCGTTTCTTAGACCTTGTCATAGCACATACTGTGTCTTCTCTGTGATCTCAAGTCCCAGCATCTCTCTCTGTAACCACCATTTTCTGTTATTCCATCTCACTCCCTGTAAATATTTGACTCCAACAATTTGGCTGAGATTTATAATTCATTGTTCCTGCTACCTTTTCATTGTCCTTTGCTCACCtcatctctgctttcttcttttccccatttAAATTTCATAGTCAACTATGACTGGTATACATTCAACTCCCTAGTTCCCTAATGGAGCAAACCCTAACTGTGGTTAAATCCAGCTCTCCTATCTGCTCTATACCTGTACCAGGCAGCCAAACACACACAacgtgcgtgcgcgcacacacacacacacacacacacacacacagaattgtgTCAGTAGACCTAGCTTTAAATACAAGACCTTGACTCTCAAGTGCCCTGCAGTCATACATTTCCCTTGTCTGTGTATTCTCCACCTTTCCCACAAGACTGTTTTGTaccttcttctcccttcccagTCACCATTACCTTCCGACCCTATTGCTTATTTCACTGAGAAGATGGGAGCAGTCAGGAGAGAAGGTCTAGCTTTCTGACAGGTCTCTCAACTTCTACTCTTGCCCCTGGACAGTCTGTTCTCACCACAAGGGCCAGATTAATTCTGATAAAACATGGGTCAGGTCAGCCACCCCTGATCACAACCCTGCTTGATGGGATGCTCTGACTTCATCTTCTACACCTCTCCCCCTCAGTCACTCTGCTTCAGCcgccctggcctccttgctgGTCCTTGAACTTGCCAGGCACACACTGTCCCATGGCTTTTATGCTTGCACTTCACTAGATTCACCCCTTCAACATCTGCGTGGTTTGCTGCCTCACCTCTCGCTCTGTGCTCAGAGGCCCCTGAGATGAGATGCTCCTTGATTACCCATTTAAATCTGCAACGCTGCTGGCTCAGAAACTCACTCCTcacttctctgctttatttttcttcatagtacgTAATTAACACCTAAGTAAGATACTGACCTGACTTGATTACTATCCATTTCCACCACTAGACCTAGAATATGAGCTCCATAAAGGCAGAATTTTGGAGGGGGAGGTAAGGAAAGGAGacctggcacacagaaaataTTGGCGGGATACACGTTCATTCAGAAATTTCAAGGTGACTACTAGATTTTAAACATGACCAGCTGTAAACTTTTcacattcttaaatattttcaataaatctaTTTGGGCaagattttatctatttcttctgccCGTCATCTCTAAAATGTGTTTACCATTTCTTACAACTGACGTTTGCTTTCACAAAAGACTTGCTTTAGTAAAGTGAAAACTACAGTTGCTTTTCTGATTTGTTTAGGTGGCAGCctcaggaaacaaatgaaagccTTAAGAATTATCAAGATGCTTTGCTTCAGAGTGACCTCACATTGTGCCCAGTAGGAGTAAACACAGAATGTTACAGAATATACGAGGCTTGCTCCTATGGCTCTGTTCCTGTGGTAGAAGACATAATGACAGCTGGCAGCTGTGGAAATACATCTGTTAACCATAACGCTCCTCTGCAGCTACTCAAGTCCATGGACGCTCCCTTTATCTTTATTAAGAACTGGAACGAACTTCCTgctattttagagaaagagaaaactctaattttacaagaaaagattcagagaagaaaaatgttacttCACTGGTATCAGCACTTCAAAACAGAGCTAAAAATgagatttactaatattttagaaagttcatttttaatgaataataaagGGTAACTCTGAATTATCTTTTTGACCAAAGATccgatttttttaaatcatgtctagccgggggcgggggggggtggtatttgtgtgtgtgtgtgcatataaatgTCCTTTGAGATACACTTGTAGACCACAGATTATGTCTGTAATGTTGACCAAGCGCTTCCATAGTAGGCCACTCccgaaaatgaaattaaatgttacTCAAACTTGCTTTTACAAAGTCAGTGATTTAACATTTATCAGCTCTTCTCGCCCATTTAAACCCATCCTAGGGACACAGCATTGTGTGGTAGAAAGacggctttggagtcagacaaaaTCTAGGTTAAAACCTTGACTTTGCACCTACTACCTGGGGACCTTGAGCAAGCCATCTGAGTGTTGTCAGTGTCAGTTCCTTTCAATGTAAAATGAAGATCATGGTACCTCATaggttaaattttaaatatgaggagcacctgggtggcatagtcagttaagcacacaacttcagctcaggtcataatctcgtgattcatgagtccaagctccgcgtcggggtctgtgctgacagctcagagcctggagcctgcttcggattctgtgactccctctctaccccttgcccacttattctctctctctctctctctcaaaaataaataaacattaaaaaaaagagtttaaaaaaatcttacagagTTATAGATTCAGATTACTCAAGTTTTGTTGGATTGTGTTGAAGTAGGTGCCTGGATGTACAATTTGGTCATAATTCATACAAAACATATACTGGAAACAGAGCCAGAAAATTAGTGCCTAAAGTTGTCCTTGAAGTACAGAGTAAAACTAGCCCCCCAGAGGGGAGTGCTGCACGTGAAGCCTGGCTGATAGCCTGAGAGCAGTGGCTCTGTAAGGCCTGCATGAGTAGTCTTATATCTTCAGGTCCTTGGGCTCCTGAATGGATACAAGCAATCTTGAGGTTAGTCTGTTACTATACCTTGCTTTTTATTCGCTCAGGAATCGTATGGCTTAACTCCCGTGAAATGGGATTTACGTCATTGTTCCCTTCCAGGAGATTTTTGTCTCCTCATTATATGAATGGCTCTAGATAGTCAACAAGTCTAAAT
The Lynx canadensis isolate LIC74 chromosome B4, mLynCan4.pri.v2, whole genome shotgun sequence DNA segment above includes these coding regions:
- the RXYLT1 gene encoding ribitol-5-phosphate xylosyltransferase 1 isoform X1, with translation MRLTRKRLCSFLIALYCLFSLYAAYHVFFGRRRRAPAASSRGLRKGVAPARERRGREQSTLGSEEWNPWEGDEKNEQQHRFKTSLQILNKSTKGKTDFHVQIWGKAAIGLYLWEHIFEGLLDPTDVTAQWREGNSVVGRTHYSFITGPAVVPGYFPVDVNNVVLILNGREKAKVFYATQWLLYAQNLVQTQKLQHLAVVLLGNEHCLNEWISPFLKRNGGFVELLFIIYDSPWINDMDIFQWPLGVATYRNFPVVEASWSMLHNERPYLCNFLGTIYENSSRQALINILKQDGNAKLCWVSAREQWQPQETNESLKNYQDALLQSDLTLCPVGVNTECYRIYEACSYGSVPVVEDIMTAGSCGNTSVNHNAPLQLLKSMDAPFIFIKNWNELPAILEKEKTLILQEKIQRRKMLLHWYQHFKTELKMRFTNILESSFLMNNKG
- the RXYLT1 gene encoding ribitol-5-phosphate xylosyltransferase 1 isoform X2, with the protein product MLHNERPYLCNFLGTIYENSSRQALINILKQDGNAKLCWVSAREQWQPQETNESLKNYQDALLQSDLTLCPVGVNTECYRIYEACSYGSVPVVEDIMTAGSCGNTSVNHNAPLQLLKSMDAPFIFIKNWNELPAILEKEKTLILQEKIQRRKMLLHWYQHFKTELKMRFTNILESSFLMNNKG